The Agromyces atrinae genome window below encodes:
- a CDS encoding PepSY domain-containing protein: MEENTTPQPQSPAPVAAAAPAERRPLWRRRGVLIGVGAAAVVLLGGAGAAYAFDEFGDDDRDTVAVQQVASTDAPQATDSRDSDDVPLTSDEFDRASAAALAEADGGRVTDVDRDDDAGNAYDVDVLLDNGDELEIELDADFRVTYTELDPRD; this comes from the coding sequence ATGGAAGAGAACACGACCCCCCAGCCCCAGTCCCCCGCACCCGTCGCAGCAGCCGCGCCCGCCGAGCGCCGCCCGCTCTGGCGTCGACGCGGCGTGCTCATCGGAGTCGGTGCCGCCGCCGTCGTGCTGCTCGGCGGAGCCGGCGCGGCCTACGCCTTCGACGAGTTCGGCGACGACGACCGCGACACCGTCGCGGTGCAGCAGGTCGCCTCGACGGATGCGCCCCAGGCGACCGACAGCCGCGACTCCGACGACGTGCCCCTCACGTCGGACGAGTTCGACCGGGCGAGTGCAGCGGCTCTCGCCGAGGCGGACGGCGGACGCGTGACCGACGTCGACCGCGATGACGACGCGGGCAACGCGTACGACGTCGATGTGCTGCTCGACAACGGCGACGAGCTCGAGATCGAGCTCGACGCCGACTTCCGCGTCACGTACACCGAGCTCGACCCGCGCGACTGA
- a CDS encoding chitobiase/beta-hexosaminidase C-terminal domain-containing protein, producing the protein MTKTSPRLARPLAAGAIGALLVAGLLPLGASAAHAAPDDPIALDSPVNAVAYVGGGTTLPETVAVDTQGGGVRDAAVAWDLRDLTFDQHYRTFTVPGLVEDSLPVEALVETIPENLRYFIDAGQTGTSPAVEAVRAQGGLLNDRADQASSNGSWGWVASGRDGTRAGTTPADKYSNGQYGINNSQLGLSYLLPGLTAGTYTITVGVTEWWSGPRTVRLDARTGSGTATKIGETVTVNTTNRTAMISGTFTTDGSAPVTVTASRASGSEAPVIAWLAVAAGEVAVDTAPLVVQAPTLSPAAGSYAAAQTVTLETATAGASIFYTLDGTTPTRTVGTRYEGPFEVAADATVTAVAIKNGTASGRASAAYRIDLVPTEGYESAPLGRTWYDTEGNSIQAHGGGFLQHDGWYYWVGENKSHDRAILNAVSLYRSQDLLNWEHVHDIVTTATPKVCVTGTYAGPECKIERPKLIYNEATDRFVLWGHWETADSYAASHLIVLSSPTIDGDYEVVRNYRPGVGEVGTTEQDPTYPGTDGLGGYGSRDFTVWSDPDSDAAYLISAQDHQDMRLYPLTEDYTDVDVDASYPLFVGGHREAPAVVKADGKYFIVTSGQSGWYPNQTRYAVTSDITDPDGWSELRELGNNTTYFSQSTNIATVQRVDGGRDYLYMGDRWNSKKLGDSAYVWLPLEIEDDSLTLPFRPNWRLEERTGGIVIPSLTEIVSEGKDSSASTAAAGRAPAYANDGVAVNLALTGDSSNYFQPTTVPFHWQVDLAEPTDLSRVDFSWRAWNGSETYSTYTVSGSLDGVEWTRLATRLDNRTVGFTTDALAGEWRYVRVDVADVINDHNGNQAHWAAGLVEVQVHSAVADTVAPTLFAEVRDRTLTVSADDAGTGLAAVEYRVDGGDWADYAGPVAIDAAGGLVEARATDAAGNETLSEPIPVVGAVLSTESARIGSRVTIDVRLLGAGNTLDAELRSDPVALGTLTGDDAGDASLTFTVPDVEVGTHTVTLLGAEGNIEVAIDLEVLPAEGDPGQPGEPGEPGEPGEPGEPGEPGEPGEPGNPTQPGTPGEPGTGGPDDGTDGSDPAGSGDGLALTGIPAGLLLGLGLLVAALGVLIFRRSRRTQQQ; encoded by the coding sequence ATGACGAAGACGTCACCTCGCCTTGCCCGCCCCCTCGCAGCCGGAGCCATCGGCGCGCTTCTCGTCGCAGGACTGCTTCCCCTCGGGGCATCAGCTGCGCACGCGGCGCCCGACGACCCGATTGCGCTCGACTCCCCCGTGAACGCCGTCGCCTACGTCGGCGGCGGCACCACACTGCCCGAGACCGTCGCGGTCGACACCCAGGGCGGCGGCGTGCGTGATGCGGCCGTCGCGTGGGATCTCCGCGACCTCACCTTCGACCAGCACTACCGCACGTTCACCGTGCCGGGTCTCGTCGAGGACTCCCTCCCCGTCGAGGCGCTCGTCGAGACGATCCCCGAGAACCTCCGCTACTTCATCGACGCCGGCCAGACGGGCACGTCACCCGCCGTCGAGGCCGTGCGCGCGCAGGGCGGCCTGCTCAACGACCGGGCCGACCAGGCATCGAGCAACGGCTCGTGGGGCTGGGTCGCGAGCGGTCGCGACGGCACCCGCGCCGGCACGACACCGGCCGACAAGTACTCCAACGGCCAGTACGGCATCAACAACTCGCAGCTCGGCCTCAGCTACCTGTTGCCGGGCCTCACCGCGGGCACCTACACGATCACGGTCGGCGTCACCGAATGGTGGTCGGGCCCCCGCACCGTGCGTCTCGACGCGCGCACCGGGTCGGGCACGGCGACGAAGATCGGCGAGACGGTCACGGTCAACACCACGAACCGCACCGCGATGATCTCGGGCACGTTCACGACCGATGGCTCGGCGCCCGTCACGGTGACGGCCAGCCGGGCATCCGGTTCGGAAGCACCTGTCATCGCGTGGCTCGCGGTCGCCGCGGGCGAGGTCGCCGTCGACACGGCGCCCCTCGTCGTGCAGGCTCCGACCCTCAGCCCCGCCGCGGGTTCGTACGCCGCCGCGCAGACGGTGACGCTCGAGACGGCCACCGCTGGCGCCTCGATCTTCTACACGCTCGACGGCACGACCCCGACCCGCACGGTCGGCACGCGCTACGAGGGTCCGTTCGAGGTCGCGGCGGATGCCACGGTCACGGCCGTCGCCATCAAGAACGGAACCGCGAGCGGCCGCGCATCCGCGGCGTACCGCATCGATCTCGTGCCGACCGAGGGCTACGAATCCGCGCCGCTCGGACGCACCTGGTACGACACCGAGGGCAACTCGATTCAGGCCCACGGCGGCGGATTCCTGCAGCACGACGGCTGGTACTACTGGGTCGGCGAGAACAAGTCGCACGACCGCGCCATCCTCAACGCCGTGAGCCTCTACCGCTCGCAGGACCTCCTCAACTGGGAGCACGTGCACGACATCGTCACGACGGCGACGCCGAAAGTCTGCGTCACCGGCACGTACGCAGGCCCCGAGTGCAAGATCGAGCGCCCGAAGCTCATCTACAACGAGGCCACCGACCGCTTCGTGCTGTGGGGCCACTGGGAGACCGCCGACAGCTACGCGGCGTCGCACCTCATCGTGCTCTCGAGCCCGACGATCGACGGCGACTACGAGGTCGTGCGCAACTATCGCCCCGGCGTGGGCGAGGTCGGCACGACCGAGCAGGACCCGACCTACCCCGGCACCGACGGCCTCGGCGGCTACGGATCGCGCGACTTCACCGTCTGGTCCGACCCCGACAGCGACGCGGCGTACCTCATCTCGGCGCAGGACCACCAGGACATGCGCCTGTACCCGCTGACCGAGGACTACACCGACGTCGACGTCGATGCCTCGTACCCGCTTTTCGTCGGCGGTCACCGCGAAGCTCCCGCCGTCGTCAAGGCCGACGGCAAGTACTTCATCGTCACGTCGGGCCAGTCGGGCTGGTACCCCAACCAGACGCGCTACGCGGTCACGAGCGACATCACCGACCCCGACGGATGGTCGGAGCTGCGTGAACTCGGCAACAACACGACGTACTTCAGCCAGTCGACGAACATCGCGACGGTGCAGCGCGTCGACGGCGGCCGCGACTACCTGTACATGGGCGACCGCTGGAACTCGAAGAAGCTCGGCGACTCGGCGTACGTCTGGCTGCCGCTCGAGATCGAGGACGACTCCCTCACGCTGCCCTTCCGCCCGAACTGGCGGCTGGAGGAGCGTACGGGCGGCATCGTGATCCCGTCGCTCACCGAGATCGTCTCGGAGGGCAAGGACTCGTCGGCGAGCACCGCTGCCGCCGGCCGCGCCCCGGCGTACGCGAACGACGGCGTCGCGGTCAACCTCGCGCTCACCGGCGACAGCTCGAACTACTTCCAGCCGACGACGGTCCCGTTCCACTGGCAGGTCGACCTCGCCGAACCGACCGATCTCTCGCGCGTCGACTTCTCGTGGCGCGCCTGGAACGGCTCGGAGACGTATTCGACGTACACAGTGTCGGGAAGCCTCGACGGAGTCGAGTGGACGCGCCTCGCGACCCGCCTCGACAACCGCACCGTCGGCTTCACGACCGACGCGCTCGCGGGGGAGTGGCGCTACGTCCGCGTCGACGTCGCCGACGTCATCAACGACCACAACGGCAACCAGGCGCACTGGGCCGCCGGCCTCGTCGAGGTGCAGGTGCACAGCGCCGTCGCCGACACGGTCGCGCCGACGCTCTTCGCCGAGGTCAGGGACCGCACGCTCACCGTCTCGGCGGATGACGCGGGCACGGGTCTCGCCGCGGTCGAGTACCGCGTCGACGGCGGCGACTGGGCCGACTACGCCGGACCGGTCGCGATCGACGCGGCCGGCGGCCTGGTCGAGGCTCGGGCGACGGATGCCGCGGGCAACGAGACGCTCTCCGAGCCGATCCCCGTCGTGGGTGCCGTGCTGTCGACCGAGTCGGCGCGCATCGGCTCCCGCGTGACGATCGACGTGCGTCTGCTCGGCGCGGGCAACACGCTCGACGCCGAACTGCGCAGCGACCCCGTCGCGCTCGGCACTCTGACGGGGGATGACGCCGGCGACGCGTCTCTCACCTTCACGGTTCCCGACGTCGAGGTCGGTACGCACACCGTCACGCTGCTCGGCGCGGAGGGCAACATCGAGGTCGCGATCGACCTCGAGGTGCTGCCGGCCGAGGGCGACCCGGGTCAGCCGGGGGAGCCCGGAGAGCCGGGTGAACCTGGAGAACCTGGTGAGCCCGGAGAACCGGGGGAGCCCGGTGAACCCGGAAACCCGACTCAGCCCGGAACTCCGGGAGAGCCCGGAACCGGTGGCCCGGACGACGGCACCGACGGTTCGGACCCCGCGGGAAGCGGTGACGGACTCGCCCTGACCGGCATCCCGGCGGGCCTGCTGCTCGGACTCGGTCTGCTGGTCGCCGCCCTCGGCGTGCTGATCTTCCGCCGATCGCGGAGGACGCAGCAGCAGTAG